Proteins from a genomic interval of Triplophysa dalaica isolate WHDGS20190420 chromosome 21, ASM1584641v1, whole genome shotgun sequence:
- the LOC130410579 gene encoding transmembrane protein 275-like has protein sequence MIFSDEDARPVLKKDGRRRKLRSQRVPSPALCCACGLCIMLAGINITLVGALAFNKLLPFNNPPIIIGPILLLVAFSFFGTCCFYSRRPIAPTSRMSAGGERWPSIRMGGAEFEMENSEPTLQDTTAIQLSPTNSPSPSFHCSPTHLPVALPRPLQTQDSSKGNAVNLQNIVDESDS, from the coding sequence ATGATTTTCTCTGATGAAGATGCCCGTCCTGTTCTGAAAAAGGATGGTAGGAGGAGAAAGCTCCGTTCGCAGAGGGTTCCCTCCCCGGCTCTCTGTTGTGCTTGCGGTCTCTGTATCATGCTGGCAGGCATTAATATCACCCTGGTAGGCGCTCTTGCCTTTAAcaaactcctccccttcaacaaTCCTCCCATCATTATCGGACCCATCCTCCTACTGGTggccttttcattttttggcacgTGTTGCTTCTATAGCCGTCGCCCCATTGCCCCAACCTCTCGTATGTCTGCGGGAGGGGAACGCTGGCCATCAATTAGGATGGGCGGAGCTGAGTTTGAGATGGAGAATAGTGAACCTACACTTCAGGATACCACAGCCATCCAACTCAGTCCAACAAACTCTCCAAGCCCCTCCTTCCACTGCAGCCCCACCCACCTTCCTGTTGCACTGCCCCGCCCACTTCAAACGCAAGACTCCTCAAAGGGAAATGCTGTGAATTTACAGAACATCGTTGATGAATCAGACTCATAG